A single region of the Drosophila takahashii strain IR98-3 E-12201 chromosome 2R, DtakHiC1v2, whole genome shotgun sequence genome encodes:
- the Tret1-1 gene encoding facilitated trehalose transporter Tret1 isoform X2: MKILMRADTHVSFSVPVEEPKAICTFSQVLAALSVSLGSLVVGFCSAYTSPALVSMTDRNQTSFEVTPDAASWVGGIMPLAGLAGGVAGGPLIEYLGRRNTILATAVPFIVSSLLIACAQHVAMVLCGRFLAGFCVGIASLSLPVYLGETVQPEVRGTLGLLPTAFGNIGILLCFVAGSFMNWSMLAYLGAALPVPFLILMFLIPETPRWFVSRGREERARKALTWLRGKEADVEPELKGLMRSQADADRQATQNTMLELLKRNNLKPLSISLGLMFFQQLSGINAVIFYTVQIFKDAGSTIDGNVCTIIVGVVNFLATFIGIVLIDRAGRKILLYVSNIAMILTLFVLGGFFYCKAHGPDVTHLGWLPLSCFVIYILGFSLGFGPIPWLMMGEILPAKIRGSAASVATAFNWSCTFVVTKTFQDLTVAMGAHGAFWLFGAICFVGLFFVIFYVPETQGKTLEDIERKMMGRVRRMSSVANIKPLSFNM; the protein is encoded by the exons ATGAAGATCCTAATGCGAGCGGACACCCATGTGTCCTTCTCCGTGCCCGTGGAGGAGCCCAAGGCGATTTGTACCTTCTCCCAG GTCCTGGCCGCCTTGAGCGTTTCGTTGGGCTCCCTAGTGGTCGGATTTTGCAGCGCCTATACTTCCCCTGCTCTTGTATCGATGACCGATAGGAATCAGACCTCGTTTGAGGTCACCCCGGATGCT GCTTCCTGGGTTGGTGGCATCATGCCGCTGGCTGGATTGGCAGGTGGTGTTGCAGGCGGACCCTTAATTGAATACCTGGGCAGGCGCAACACGATCCTGGCCACAGCGGTGCCCTTCATCGTTTCCTCGCTGCTCATCGCCTGTGCCCAGCATGTGGCGATGGTACTGTGTGGACGATTCCTGGCGGGTTTCTGCGTGGGCATTGCCTCGCTGTCACTGCCCGTTTATCTGGGCGAAACTGTGCAGCCAGAGGTGCGCGGCACTTTGGGCCTGCTGCCCACGGCGTTCGGTAACATTGGCATCCTGCTCTGCTTCGTGGCGGGCAGCTTTATGAACTGGTCCATGCTGGCCTACTTGGGAGCAGCTCTGCCCGTTCCCTTCCTCATACTGATGTTCCTGATCCCGGAAACGCCACGCTGGTTTGTGAGCCGCGGACGGGAGGAGCGTGCCCGGAAGGCTCTGACCTGGCTGCGTGGCAAGGAGGCGGACGTCGAGCCCGAGCTGAAGGGCCTGATGCGATCCCAGGCCGATGCCGATCGCCAGGCCACCCAGAACACCATGTTGGAGCTGCTGAAGCGCAACAACCTGAAGCCGCTGTCCATCTCTTTGGGTCTGATGTTCTTCCAGCAGTTGAGCGGCATCAATGCGGTGATCTTCTACACGGTGCAGATCTTCAAGGATGCGGGATCCACCATCGACGGCAATGTCTGCACGATCATTGTCGGTGTGGTTAACTTTTTGGCCACCTTCATAGGCATCGTTTTGATTGATCGGGCGGGCAGAAAG atccTTCTGTATGTTTCCAACATCGCCATGATCTTGACCCTGTTCGTTTTGGGCGGCTTCTTCTACTGCAAGGCCCATGGTCCGGATGTCACCCACTTGGGTTGGCTGCCACTGAGCTGTTTCGTCATCTACATCCTCGGCTTCTCGCTGGGCTTCGGACCCATTCCCTGGCTAATGATGGGCGAGATCCTGCCGGCCAAGATTCGCGGCTCGGCTGCCTCGGTGGCCACGGCCTTTAACTGGTCCTGCACGTTTGTGGTGACCAAGACCTTCCAGGACCTCACTG TTGCTATGGGCGCCCATGGAGCCTTCTGGCTGTTCGGTGCCATCTGCTTCGTCGGCCTGTTCTTTGTGATATTCTATGTGCCCGAAACGCAGGGCAAGACGCTGGAGGACATCGAGCGGAAAATGATGGGCCGTGTGCGCCGCATGTCCTCGGTGGCCAACATCAAGCCATTGTCCTTCAACATGTAA